One genomic window of Bombus fervidus isolate BK054 chromosome 14, iyBomFerv1, whole genome shotgun sequence includes the following:
- the LOC139994012 gene encoding leukocyte elastase inhibitor isoform X1, which yields MFFYIIYIISHKILNIYIIITMAQSPADSKDNINEDLSTSCNDFTRDFYKELSSTNVGNIINSPLSIHMILSHLSHGAESTTLNELTKSLCHYNKDLIQEGYKSLIIQLNELGNIKLYIANSIYVQDGFELLEEFLTIGKEFYQSEISKIDFRSNVDAAEKINSWVKGKTNNKISDLVSSDDFGEDTKLVLINAIYFNGSWFKTFDTKNTKDKIFHVTKTQTRLIPTMFNKSQYSNGNIPTLQAKFIEVPYMNTDIVMIIILPNEIDGLSNLQTNFSWEILANARRSYSEIELFLPKFRIEFTVDLKNILSKLGLSTMFKPSANFSRISNTPLIVNKILHKAIIEVNEAGTEAAAATVVQMRLRRMAHFKEPEQFIVDRPFMFIIEYKPKNIPLFIGNIWDIQIPPQKDEL from the exons atgttcttttatattatatacataataagtcataaaa tattaaatatttacatcatAATTACAATGGCACAATCGCCTGCAGATAGCaaagataatataaatgaagatTTGTCTACATCTTGTAATGATTTCACAAGAGATTTTTATAAG gaATTATCTTCTACCAATGtaggaaatataattaattcacCATTAAGTATACATATGATATTGTCTCATCTTTCTCATGGCGCAGAATCTACAACCTTAAATGAATTGACTAAGAGTCTTTGTCACTATAATAAAGATTTGATACAAGAAGGGTATAAATCTTTAATAATTCAGTTAAAT gAATTGGGAAATATTAAGTTGTACATTGCAAACTCAATATACGTTCAAGATGGATTTGAATTACTGgaagaatttttaacaataggAAAGGAATTTTATCAATCTGAGATTTCAAAAATAGATTTTAGAAGTAATGTTGATGCAGCTGAGAAAATTAATAGTTGGGTTAAAGGgaaaacgaataataaaatatctgatCTTGTATCTTCag ATGATTTTGGTGAGGATACAAAATTAGTACTAATAAATGCAATCTATTTTAATGGTAGTTGGTTTAAAACATTTGATACAAAGAATACaaaggataaaatatttcatgtgACAAAAACTCAAACAAGACTTATACCAACAATGTTCAATAAGTCCCAATACAGTAATGGTAACATACCAACACTGCAAGCAAAATTTATTGAAGTTCCATATATG AATACAGACatagtaatgataataatattaccaAATGAAATAGATGGGCTTTCAAATTTGCAAACTAATTTTTCATGGGAAATACTTGCAAATGCACGTCGATCATACAGTGAAATTGAGTTATTTCTTCCAAAATTCAGAATTGAATTTACAGTAgacttgaaaaatatattaagtaaG CTTGGGTTAAGCACAATGTTTAAACCTAGTGCAAATTTCAGTCGTATTTCCAATACGCCACTtatagttaataaaattttgcataaaGCAATTATAGAAGTTAATGAAGCAGGTACTGAAGCCGCGGCTGCAACAG TTGTTCAGATGAGACTTCGACGTATGGCACATTTCAAGGAACCAGAACAATTTATAGTCGATCGGCCTTTCATGtttataattgaatataaacCGAAAAACATACCTCTTTTTATCGGAAATATATGGGATATACAAATTCCTCCCCAAAAAgatgaattataa
- the LOC139994012 gene encoding leukocyte elastase inhibitor isoform X2, whose amino-acid sequence MSFFIIYSVLNIYIIITMAQSPADSKDNINEDLSTSCNDFTRDFYKELSSTNVGNIINSPLSIHMILSHLSHGAESTTLNELTKSLCHYNKDLIQEGYKSLIIQLNELGNIKLYIANSIYVQDGFELLEEFLTIGKEFYQSEISKIDFRSNVDAAEKINSWVKGKTNNKISDLVSSDDFGEDTKLVLINAIYFNGSWFKTFDTKNTKDKIFHVTKTQTRLIPTMFNKSQYSNGNIPTLQAKFIEVPYMNTDIVMIIILPNEIDGLSNLQTNFSWEILANARRSYSEIELFLPKFRIEFTVDLKNILSKLGLSTMFKPSANFSRISNTPLIVNKILHKAIIEVNEAGTEAAAATVVQMRLRRMAHFKEPEQFIVDRPFMFIIEYKPKNIPLFIGNIWDIQIPPQKDEL is encoded by the exons atgtcattctttataatatattcag tattaaatatttacatcatAATTACAATGGCACAATCGCCTGCAGATAGCaaagataatataaatgaagatTTGTCTACATCTTGTAATGATTTCACAAGAGATTTTTATAAG gaATTATCTTCTACCAATGtaggaaatataattaattcacCATTAAGTATACATATGATATTGTCTCATCTTTCTCATGGCGCAGAATCTACAACCTTAAATGAATTGACTAAGAGTCTTTGTCACTATAATAAAGATTTGATACAAGAAGGGTATAAATCTTTAATAATTCAGTTAAAT gAATTGGGAAATATTAAGTTGTACATTGCAAACTCAATATACGTTCAAGATGGATTTGAATTACTGgaagaatttttaacaataggAAAGGAATTTTATCAATCTGAGATTTCAAAAATAGATTTTAGAAGTAATGTTGATGCAGCTGAGAAAATTAATAGTTGGGTTAAAGGgaaaacgaataataaaatatctgatCTTGTATCTTCag ATGATTTTGGTGAGGATACAAAATTAGTACTAATAAATGCAATCTATTTTAATGGTAGTTGGTTTAAAACATTTGATACAAAGAATACaaaggataaaatatttcatgtgACAAAAACTCAAACAAGACTTATACCAACAATGTTCAATAAGTCCCAATACAGTAATGGTAACATACCAACACTGCAAGCAAAATTTATTGAAGTTCCATATATG AATACAGACatagtaatgataataatattaccaAATGAAATAGATGGGCTTTCAAATTTGCAAACTAATTTTTCATGGGAAATACTTGCAAATGCACGTCGATCATACAGTGAAATTGAGTTATTTCTTCCAAAATTCAGAATTGAATTTACAGTAgacttgaaaaatatattaagtaaG CTTGGGTTAAGCACAATGTTTAAACCTAGTGCAAATTTCAGTCGTATTTCCAATACGCCACTtatagttaataaaattttgcataaaGCAATTATAGAAGTTAATGAAGCAGGTACTGAAGCCGCGGCTGCAACAG TTGTTCAGATGAGACTTCGACGTATGGCACATTTCAAGGAACCAGAACAATTTATAGTCGATCGGCCTTTCATGtttataattgaatataaacCGAAAAACATACCTCTTTTTATCGGAAATATATGGGATATACAAATTCCTCCCCAAAAAgatgaattataa
- the LOC139994012 gene encoding leukocyte elastase inhibitor isoform X3: protein MAQSPADSKDNINEDLSTSCNDFTRDFYKELSSTNVGNIINSPLSIHMILSHLSHGAESTTLNELTKSLCHYNKDLIQEGYKSLIIQLNELGNIKLYIANSIYVQDGFELLEEFLTIGKEFYQSEISKIDFRSNVDAAEKINSWVKGKTNNKISDLVSSDDFGEDTKLVLINAIYFNGSWFKTFDTKNTKDKIFHVTKTQTRLIPTMFNKSQYSNGNIPTLQAKFIEVPYMNTDIVMIIILPNEIDGLSNLQTNFSWEILANARRSYSEIELFLPKFRIEFTVDLKNILSKLGLSTMFKPSANFSRISNTPLIVNKILHKAIIEVNEAGTEAAAATVVQMRLRRMAHFKEPEQFIVDRPFMFIIEYKPKNIPLFIGNIWDIQIPPQKDEL from the exons ATGGCACAATCGCCTGCAGATAGCaaagataatataaatgaagatTTGTCTACATCTTGTAATGATTTCACAAGAGATTTTTATAAG gaATTATCTTCTACCAATGtaggaaatataattaattcacCATTAAGTATACATATGATATTGTCTCATCTTTCTCATGGCGCAGAATCTACAACCTTAAATGAATTGACTAAGAGTCTTTGTCACTATAATAAAGATTTGATACAAGAAGGGTATAAATCTTTAATAATTCAGTTAAAT gAATTGGGAAATATTAAGTTGTACATTGCAAACTCAATATACGTTCAAGATGGATTTGAATTACTGgaagaatttttaacaataggAAAGGAATTTTATCAATCTGAGATTTCAAAAATAGATTTTAGAAGTAATGTTGATGCAGCTGAGAAAATTAATAGTTGGGTTAAAGGgaaaacgaataataaaatatctgatCTTGTATCTTCag ATGATTTTGGTGAGGATACAAAATTAGTACTAATAAATGCAATCTATTTTAATGGTAGTTGGTTTAAAACATTTGATACAAAGAATACaaaggataaaatatttcatgtgACAAAAACTCAAACAAGACTTATACCAACAATGTTCAATAAGTCCCAATACAGTAATGGTAACATACCAACACTGCAAGCAAAATTTATTGAAGTTCCATATATG AATACAGACatagtaatgataataatattaccaAATGAAATAGATGGGCTTTCAAATTTGCAAACTAATTTTTCATGGGAAATACTTGCAAATGCACGTCGATCATACAGTGAAATTGAGTTATTTCTTCCAAAATTCAGAATTGAATTTACAGTAgacttgaaaaatatattaagtaaG CTTGGGTTAAGCACAATGTTTAAACCTAGTGCAAATTTCAGTCGTATTTCCAATACGCCACTtatagttaataaaattttgcataaaGCAATTATAGAAGTTAATGAAGCAGGTACTGAAGCCGCGGCTGCAACAG TTGTTCAGATGAGACTTCGACGTATGGCACATTTCAAGGAACCAGAACAATTTATAGTCGATCGGCCTTTCATGtttataattgaatataaacCGAAAAACATACCTCTTTTTATCGGAAATATATGGGATATACAAATTCCTCCCCAAAAAgatgaattataa